CGATCTTGCCTGTACGGTCGGCGTATCCGACGGAGAACGAAGGCAGCCCATCCTGGCGTTTCAGGGCCGCCTCCCAATCTTCGAATGTCTTTGCCTTGTTCATTTCGAAGAGTTGCTCGACCAGGCCGGTTTCACCCATGCCCGCATAACGGATCGCGTACGTGCCGTGGTCCCGGCGCACGACCGGGCCGTAGATGGACCACAGGACTTCCTGGGAGAATGTCCATCGCAGGCGCCCCAGCAGGCGCACCTCGATCGGGGCCTCTCCTACTTCGAGGGTCAGCCATTCTCCGTCCACCCGGTATCTGTCGGGGTCGTCCGGGTCGATGTCGAGTTCGTAGACGTCGATCAGGTCGGGACGGTTGACGGTGAACGACCAGGCGAGGTCGCGATTGTGCCCGAGTGCCAGCACCGGCATGCCCGGAAACAACGCCCCGGTCATGTCCCAACCCTCATCGCTGGTGACGTGGGCTTCGTACCATGCAACCGGGCCGGTCCAGGGTTGATGTGAGTTCGATACCAGCATCGTCTCGCCGCCCGCGCTCCGATTGGGCGAGACGGCGAACACGTTGGATCCGTATCTGACCGCAGGTGATCCGGCGGCCGACAGGTCGGGACGCTCATCCTCGAAAAGGGATCCGATTGTTGCCTCGAGTCCGAAGAAGAGCGGGACCTTCTGTGTGAAGCCGGCCACTATGTCTCGCCCGGACATCGGAAACAATCCGACCAGTGCCTCATCGGGATGGAGTTGCGCGTAATGGTTGACCCCGTCGGCGTACGCCTCGCAGATTGCCCGGATTTCCGGCGAGAGCTGCGCCCAGCCGGCTTCCACAGTTTGCGGGATGCGCAATAACTGGACGAAGTAGTCGACGGGGGCAGAGTCCGGCCCGTACACGGAGGCGAGTTTCCCCCGTGCGGCGAGGGCGGTCTGCTGGATAGTCAGGAAATCGTCTTCTGCGTGGGCAAAGGCGAGCCCGTATGCCGCGTCGGCGTCGGTCGCTCCCCATACATGCGGTATGCCGTAGGTGTCGCGCCGGATGACCGTGTCGTATGTGCCGGGGGCCGGAGCGACACCATCGACCTCCCCTGCCGCCGATTCGGGCCAAAACAGCCAGGCCGACAAGACGACCAGGACCCCGGCAGTCGAGAGAAGCCACCTTTTCCAACGAGACATCGGCGGAACGGTATCAGGTGCAGGTTCGTTGCCGGGAACCCAAGGTGGCGCCGGACCGGCCCACCGGTCCCGTACCGCCCAATACACTCCCCCGCATGAAGCTCACACCGGCACAACTCGAGTTCCTCTCGGAACGGCACCTCGGCACGCTCACGACCCTCCGTCGCGACGGCAGCCCGCATGTAGTCGCAATCGCCTTCACTTACCTCCCCGGAGACGGATCGGTCAGCATCATCACGAATGAGGGATCGCAGAAGGTCAGGAATGTCGAGGGATCGGCCCGCGCCGCAGTGTGCCAGGTGGACGGGGGCCGCTGGCTCACGCTGGAAGGCCCGGCAACCGTGCACCGCAGCGCGACCGAGATCGCCAGAGCGGAAGCCGCCTTCGAATCCCGCTACCGGCCGCCCTCCGACAATCCAAAGCGCGTGGCGATCGAGATCTCTGTCGACCGAGTTCTCGGATCCGGAAGCCTCGGGCATGCGTGAACACTGGGATCTCGAGGAGGGGATCAGCTTCCTCAACCATGGATCCTTCGGGGCGACACCGCGCGCCGTGCTGGAAAGCCAATCCGCTCTCCGGCGGCGCATGGAACTGGAACCCGTCCGCTTCTTTCGAGATGAGCTCGAAACGCTCGGAGAATCGGCCCGCGCCGAACTCGGCCGCTTCGTCGGTGCCCATCCCGCCGACCTGGCTTTCGTCCCCAACGCCACCACCGGCGTCAACGCCGTCTTACGATCGCTCCCCCTGGACGCCCGCGACGAGATCCTGATCACCAACCACGGCTACAACGCATGCTCCAATGCAGCCCGGTTCGCGGCTTCCCGAGCGGGTGCGACTGTGGTGACCGCACGCATCCCGTTCCCTCTCGACGATGAGGACCAGATCGTGGAAGGCGTCCTGGAAGCGGTGAGTCCTCGAACCCGGCTGGCCGTGATCGACCACGTCACCAGTCCCACCGCCTTGATCTTCCCGATAAAGGAAATCGTCGCCTCCCTCGCCGACGCCGGCATCGACACACTGGTCGATGGAGCCCACGCCCCGGGCATGCTGGATCTGGACATCGAGGCGATCGGAGCCGCCTACTACACCGGCAACTGCCACAAGTGGATGTGCGCACCGAAGGGAGCGGCCTTCCTCCATGTACGTCCGGACCGGCAGGATGGGATCGTCCCAACGACCATCAGCCACGGCGCCAACTCCACGCGATCCGATGTCTCGAAGTTCCGACTGCTGTTCGACTGGACCGGCACCCACGACCCGAGTTCCTATCTCTCGATTCCCGCCGCCATCGCAACCGTCGATGCGATGGTCGACGGCGGCTGGGCGCAAGTGATGCAACGAAACAGGGAGCTGGCGCGTTCGGCCCGTGATCTGTTGGTCGAAACCCTGGGCATTCCCAGTCCGGCCCCCGACAGAGTTCTCGGATCGATGGCCGCAGTTCCGTTGCCTGATGACGGCGCTCCTTCATCGACCGACGGGAGCCAGCCTCTGCGGGACCGGCTGCTTCGCGACCATCACATCGAGGTTCCCGTCCCCGATTGGCCGGCGTGGCCACACCGGCTGCTGCGTGTTTCTGCCCACCTGTACAACCGGCCGGATGAGTTCCACCGACTGGTCGATGCCCTCCGAGCGCTCGACATCGCCGTCCACTGATCGGGTCGAGCACCGGGAGGACGGTCGGAACCGTCAACTGGGCCGACGAGGCCGGAAGGGACGATGGGGGCAAACCCCCATAGCAACTCTTCCCAAGGTTTCGGACAATCGCGGCAGGCTTCGAACAAGGAGTTGCGATGACCGATAGCCGACATCCCGCACATCGACGCCGGACGAGACGCACGCTGATAGGCCTGGTGGTGTTCGTGGTCTTGTTCCACCTGGCCGGAGGGTGGTACTTCTCGGGCCTGATCAAGACGGACGGCCTCGAACCGCGTGCCTCGGAGCACAACTTCGGCGTACGGGTAGTCGAAGTCTCCAACCACTCGATCACGCTCGACGGAACAGACCGCCGAGCCATCGACCACCCCGGAATCATCGGATTGTGGTGGGAGGACGGCTACGGCCAGGTCGGCCGAATCCGCTCGACCGACGGCACCACCGTCAAACGTGACCTCACCATCTTCTATGGAGATCCGCCGCCGCTCTGCACAGCCGGAGATCTGGAACAATGCCCCGGGGTCGATCTCGAAGGCTTTGCATTTCCGAAGGACCCGTCCGATGTGGGCCTGACATTCGAGGAAATCACTTTCGAGTCCCCGCTTGGCCCGATGGGTGCCTGGCTGGTATCCCCGCCCGGTGAAGCCGGATCAATATGGGCGATTCATATGCACGGGTGGCGAACAGACAGACGGGAAGCTGTGCGGATGCTGCCTGCATACGCAGAATCCGGAGTCACGTCCCTCGTGATCGACTATCGAAACGACCCGGGTGCCCCCGCCGACCCGAGCGGCCTGTACAGGTTCGGGCGAACGGAGTGGGAGGACACCGAAGCGGCGGTTCAATACGCGCTCGACAACGGCGCCGACCGGGTCGTCCTCAGCGGTTACAGCACCGGAGCCACAGCCGAAATGGCTTTCCTCGCTTACTCTCCGCTCGCCGACCGCGTAGTCGGGGTGGTGTTCGACTCGCCCAACATAGACTTCGGGCGAGTGGTTTCCGACCAAGCGTCCAGGCGGACGATCCCCGGAACACCTATCCCGCTCCCGCCCTCGTTGACGGCAACGGCGAAGTGGATCGCCGATCTACGCTTCGATGTCGATTGGGACGCCATCAATTACGTGGACCGGGAGGACATCCTGCAGGTTCCGGCTCTGGTCTTCCACGGGATGAACGACCAGAGGGTGCCCGTTGCGGTCTCCGAGGACCTGAAGGCTGCCTACCCGCATCTGGTGACTCTGATTTCAGATCCGGAGGCCGATCACGTCCAAACCTGGAATGTCGATCCCGCACGCTACGAGGCTCATATTGGCGAGTTCCTTGCGGCGCTGGCAGAGGCGGGCTGATGGTTCGACATGGGACTGATCGGGTGCCGCAGCACAGAACCGGTCCACCGATGCCACCTATTCGGGCCCTTCGGCTCTATACATCCGGCCGGCTCACCTCCAGTGTGGCTTCTGGGAGCGCCAGACCCACCGCCCGTTATCGCCGGCCCGCCGGCTCGGGCCGGAGGGGAGGGCTTTCAGAGCTGGACCACCCGGAGAGTCATGACATCACCCGGCGAAGGCAATCCAACTGCGATTCAAACGCTCGACATATCAAGGAGATTCGGCGACTTCACAGCAGTGGACGGGGTTGATCTCTCGATTGAGCAGGGAGAGCTCTTCTCACTCCTCGGGCCCAACGGCGCCGGCAAGACGACCACCATCAAGATGTTGTGCTGTCTGCTCAGACCCACCGGCGGAACGGCCGTTGTGATGGGTCACGACATAGCCGACGACCCGTTGTCGGTGAAGCGCGTGATCGATATCTCACCACAAGAGACGGCCGTCGCCGGGCGACTCAACGCCCGGGAGAACCTGAGTCTCATGGCGGGCCTGAACGGACTCGAGAAACACGAGGCGAAGCGGCGGTCCGAGGAGCTGCTGCAGATGATGGGCCTGACTGAGAGGGCCGATGAGCGGGTGAAGAAGTATTCCGGAGGGATGAAGCGCAGGCTCAGCATCGCCATGGCTCTCGTCTCCAACCCTCAGGTGCTGTTTCTCGATGAGCCCACCCTCGGTTTGGACCCCCAGTCGAGAAGAGCCATCTGGGAGCACATCGAAGAGCTCAAAGGCGAGACAACGATCGTTCTCACCACTCACTACCTCGAAGAGGCCGACGCGCTGGCAGACAGGATCGCGATCATCGATGAAGGCAAGATCGTCGCGCTGGGGACTCCCACCGAACTGAAGGACGGTATCTCCGCCGGGCAGGTGACCGTGGTAGAGACGGACAACCCGACCGACGAATCTATCGACGCTCTGCGCGGGAGATACCGGGAAGTCAGGGCAGTCGACGGTGCGCTCGAGATCGACGGTGAAGATGTGAGCCTCTACGACATCGAGGATCTCCTGCGGCCCAGAGGAGTCACCATCAAATCCGTGTACAGGAAGCAGATCACGCTCGACGACGTGTTCTTGCATCTCACCGGAAAGCAGTTGAGAGAATGAGATCTCTGGAGCTGGCGAGAAGGAACTTCAAGGAGGTCTGGCGAGACCCCCTGTCCCTGGGAATCACCATCGCCCTCCCCGTGGTCCTGTTGCTCGTCCTTCAGGCATTTGGAGAGTTCGAGGACATCTTCGAGCCGACTTCCCTGACACCCGGAATAGCCCTGTTCGGTTTCGTCATGCTGATGTTCAGCTCGGCGATGATCCTCTCCCGGGACCGGGAAGACGCCCTCTTTGCACGGCTTCTGACCGCTCCGCTCTCGGCACGCGACTTCATTGCCGCCTATTCGCTGCCGTATGTATCGGTGGCGATCATCCAGGGCGTTGTGCTTTTTGTCATAGGTGGCTTCCTCGGGCTCGAAATGAACGGAAGTGTGTTGCTCGTCATCCTCGTCCTGTTCCTCATGGCAGTCCTCTACGTAGGCCTCGGAATGATCCTCGGGTCGCTCCTCGCCGTCGCGCCGATGTCCGGCGCATATGCGGTGGTCCTCCTCTTGACCATATTCGGAGGAGCCTGGATGGACTTGGAACAGATAGGAGGCGCG
The sequence above is a segment of the Acidimicrobiia bacterium genome. Coding sequences within it:
- a CDS encoding PPOX class F420-dependent oxidoreductase — translated: MKLTPAQLEFLSERHLGTLTTLRRDGSPHVVAIAFTYLPGDGSVSIITNEGSQKVRNVEGSARAAVCQVDGGRWLTLEGPATVHRSATEIARAEAAFESRYRPPSDNPKRVAIEISVDRVLGSGSLGHA
- a CDS encoding ABC transporter permease, which produces MRSLELARRNFKEVWRDPLSLGITIALPVVLLLVLQAFGEFEDIFEPTSLTPGIALFGFVMLMFSSAMILSRDREDALFARLLTAPLSARDFIAAYSLPYVSVAIIQGVVLFVIGGFLGLEMNGSVLLVILVLFLMAVLYVGLGMILGSLLAVAPMSGAYAVVLLLTIFGGAWMDLEQIGGAFQSAGNALPFAHALDATRNIMIDGADLGAIGTDLLWVSAYTLAIVALALVLFRRKMLE
- a CDS encoding ATP-binding cassette domain-containing protein — protein: MTSPGEGNPTAIQTLDISRRFGDFTAVDGVDLSIEQGELFSLLGPNGAGKTTTIKMLCCLLRPTGGTAVVMGHDIADDPLSVKRVIDISPQETAVAGRLNARENLSLMAGLNGLEKHEAKRRSEELLQMMGLTERADERVKKYSGGMKRRLSIAMALVSNPQVLFLDEPTLGLDPQSRRAIWEHIEELKGETTIVLTTHYLEEADALADRIAIIDEGKIVALGTPTELKDGISAGQVTVVETDNPTDESIDALRGRYREVRAVDGALEIDGEDVSLYDIEDLLRPRGVTIKSVYRKQITLDDVFLHLTGKQLRE
- a CDS encoding aminotransferase class V-fold PLP-dependent enzyme; translation: MREHWDLEEGISFLNHGSFGATPRAVLESQSALRRRMELEPVRFFRDELETLGESARAELGRFVGAHPADLAFVPNATTGVNAVLRSLPLDARDEILITNHGYNACSNAARFAASRAGATVVTARIPFPLDDEDQIVEGVLEAVSPRTRLAVIDHVTSPTALIFPIKEIVASLADAGIDTLVDGAHAPGMLDLDIEAIGAAYYTGNCHKWMCAPKGAAFLHVRPDRQDGIVPTTISHGANSTRSDVSKFRLLFDWTGTHDPSSYLSIPAAIATVDAMVDGGWAQVMQRNRELARSARDLLVETLGIPSPAPDRVLGSMAAVPLPDDGAPSSTDGSQPLRDRLLRDHHIEVPVPDWPAWPHRLLRVSAHLYNRPDEFHRLVDALRALDIAVH
- a CDS encoding acylase, translating into MSRWKRWLLSTAGVLVVLSAWLFWPESAAGEVDGVAPAPGTYDTVIRRDTYGIPHVWGATDADAAYGLAFAHAEDDFLTIQQTALAARGKLASVYGPDSAPVDYFVQLLRIPQTVEAGWAQLSPEIRAICEAYADGVNHYAQLHPDEALVGLFPMSGRDIVAGFTQKVPLFFGLEATIGSLFEDERPDLSAAGSPAVRYGSNVFAVSPNRSAGGETMLVSNSHQPWTGPVAWYEAHVTSDEGWDMTGALFPGMPVLALGHNRDLAWSFTVNRPDLIDVYELDIDPDDPDRYRVDGEWLTLEVGEAPIEVRLLGRLRWTFSQEVLWSIYGPVVRRDHGTYAIRYAGMGETGLVEQLFEMNKAKTFEDWEAALKRQDGLPSFSVGYADRTGKIAYLYHGLIPDRDPAFDWSGYVPGNTRATLWDGYVPLDRLPWVVDPAGGFIQNSNSTPFTAGPEGLDPLDFPAFMGVEDQETNRSLRSLELFAADESITPEELKAIKWDMTYDEDSLPALLVDRILGSEWAADLDGALDLLASWDREADPDDPATGLVIMLLAQLLEADVDFDPSQMGSALEVGDTELEAAMRAVVARLEESRGSIAPKWSEVNRLVRGDLDIGIGGGPDLLHAVYGDLEDGRFEGIAGDAYVLIVTFHSDGSVTSEAVHQFGSAVHDGASPHFADQAALFAERRLRPVWFNEADILANLESEYRPGE